From the Anguilla anguilla isolate fAngAng1 chromosome 8, fAngAng1.pri, whole genome shotgun sequence genome, one window contains:
- the zgc:86598 gene encoding STKc_CK2_alpha domain-containing protein yields MSGPVTSRSRVYPDVNTQRPREYWDYESHVVEWGNQDDYQLVRKLGRGKYSEVFEAINITNNEKVVVKILKPVKKKKIKREIKILENLRGGPNIITLLDIVKDPVSRTPALVFEHVNNTDFKQLYQTLSDYDIRFYMYEILKALDYCHSMGIMHRDVKPHNVMIDHEHRKLRLIDWGLAEFYHPSQEYNVRVASRYFKGPELLVDYQMYDYSLDMWSLGCMLASMIFRKEPFFHGHDNYDQLVRIAKVLGTEDLYDYIDKYNIELDPRFNDILGRHSRKRWERFVHSENQHLVSTEALDFLDKLLRYDHQARLTAREAMEHPYFYPIVKDQVRMGSGSGMPAGTTPVSSSSMMAGITSMSSSQPLGNIAGSPVISSTNTLGTQVPAATGAQP; encoded by the exons ATGTCGGGTCCAGTCACAAGTCGATCCAGAGTTTACCCCGACGTGAACACACAGCGTCCCCGGGAGTACTGGGACTACGAGTCACATGTTGTCGAGTGGGG gAATCAAGACGATTACCAGCTGGTGCGAAAACTCGGCCGAGGCAAATACAGCGAGGTGTTTGAGGCCATCAACATCACAAACAATGAGAAAGTAGTCGTCAAAATACTGAAG ccagtaaaaaagaagaaaatcaaaCGAGAGATTAAGATTCTAGAGAATCTTAGAGGCGGCCCTAACATCATTACACTTCTAGACATCGTCAAGGATCCCGTG TCTCGGACACCAGCCCTTGTCTTTGAACACGTAAACAACACAGATTTCAAG CAATTGTATCAAACACTATCAGACTATGACATCAGGTTCTACATGTACGAAATCTTAAAG GCCCTGGACTACTGCCACAGTATGGGAATCATGCACAGAGATGTCAAACCACATAACGTCATGATCGACCATGAACACCGAAAG CTTCGCCTGATAGACTGGGGCCTGGCGGAGTTCTACCACCCGAGCCAGGAGTACAACGTCCGAGTCGCATCCAGATACTTCAAGGGACCTGAGCTGCTGGTAGACTACCAG ATGTATGACTACAGTTTAGACATGTGGAGTTTAGGGTGCATGCTGGCCAGTATGATCTTCAGGAAGGAGCCCTTCTTTCACGGACACGACAACTACGACCAG CTTGTACGAATTGCGAAAGTCCTGGGCACAGAAGACCTGTACGACTACATTGACAAGTACAACATCGAACTGGACCCCCGGTTCAACGATATTTTGGGCAG ACACTCTCGTAAGAGGTGGGAGCGGTTCGTTCACAGCGAGAACCAGCACCTGGTGAGCACCGAAGCCCTGGACTTCCTGGACAAACTGCTGCGCTACGACCACCAAGCCCGCCTGACGGCCCGGGAGGCCATGGAGCACCCCTACTTCT ATCCCATCGTGAAAGACCAAGTGAGGATGGGTTCAGGATCGGGGATGCCCGCTGGCACCACCCCCGTCAGCTCCTCAAGCATGATGGCGG GCATAACGTCGATGTCCTCCTCACAGCCTCTGGGTAACATTGCTGGATCACCGGTCATCTCCTCTACGAACACCCTGGGCACGCAGGTCCCAGCAGCCACCGGGGCACAGCCGTAA